In the Pseudomonas orientalis genome, one interval contains:
- the vapC gene encoding type II toxin-antitoxin system tRNA(fMet)-specific endonuclease VapC, whose translation MLKFMLDTNICIFTIKNRPQQVRETFRKHYGQLAISTVTLMELIYGAEKSPNPERNLADVEGFAARLEVLKYDQDAAMHTGQLRAELARAGTPIGSYDQMIAGHARSQGLIMVTNNRREFDRVPGLRVEDWV comes from the coding sequence ATGCTCAAGTTCATGCTCGATACCAACATCTGTATCTTCACAATCAAAAACAGACCCCAGCAGGTGCGCGAAACCTTCAGAAAGCACTATGGCCAACTAGCTATCAGTACAGTGACCCTGATGGAGCTGATTTACGGCGCGGAAAAATCACCTAACCCAGAGCGAAACTTGGCTGATGTCGAAGGCTTTGCAGCACGTCTGGAAGTTTTGAAATACGACCAGGATGCCGCTATGCACACTGGCCAACTTCGCGCTGAGCTAGCGAGAGCTGGTACTCCGATAGGCTCGTATGACCAGATGATCGCTGGGCATGCCCGTTCGCAGGGCCTGATTATGGTCACTAACAACCGGCGCGAGTTCGACCGCGTGCCAGGTTTGCGGGTAGAAGATTGGGTGTAA
- a CDS encoding LysR family transcriptional regulator, which translates to METPLSTSGNLPPKPGTRPPLQLSGLDFKLLRVFMAVVEAGGFSAAQNELNVGLAAISKQISDLEIRIGMRLCTRGREGFGLTEEGKLVYQASIELFTSVDSFRDKLSSAQNELIGDLSVGVIDNTVSDINSPLIAALRTLHSKSPKIRLRLHASQLDEVERGVVEGRLVAGIVPVYQRREEFDYFPLYEEKAHAYCAVGHPLFTASDIPPEVLRHYEVVNHRYAIHRDKPNFVNHDSQSASASQVEAVAILILTGRFLGFLPEHYAAPLVREGRLRALCPELVHLSTAFNLILRHNAPRSPMVKAFATALGVDLKTPL; encoded by the coding sequence ATGGAAACCCCACTTTCCACTTCTGGAAACCTGCCCCCCAAACCCGGCACACGACCACCACTGCAACTGAGCGGGCTGGACTTCAAGTTGCTGCGAGTATTCATGGCCGTGGTCGAGGCCGGCGGTTTCAGTGCAGCGCAAAACGAGCTGAACGTGGGCCTGGCGGCCATCAGCAAACAGATCTCCGACCTCGAGATTCGCATCGGCATGCGCCTGTGCACACGGGGCCGGGAAGGCTTCGGGCTGACCGAAGAAGGCAAGTTGGTGTATCAAGCGTCCATTGAGTTATTTACCTCAGTGGACAGTTTTCGCGACAAGCTTAGTTCAGCGCAAAACGAGCTTATTGGCGACCTTAGTGTGGGCGTTATTGATAACACCGTCTCCGACATTAACTCGCCGCTTATTGCCGCCTTGCGCACCTTGCACAGCAAATCGCCAAAGATCAGATTGCGCCTGCACGCCTCGCAACTGGATGAAGTTGAGCGCGGCGTCGTGGAAGGGCGCCTGGTCGCCGGCATCGTCCCGGTGTACCAACGTCGCGAAGAATTCGACTACTTCCCGCTCTACGAAGAAAAGGCCCACGCCTACTGCGCCGTAGGACATCCGCTGTTCACCGCAAGCGACATCCCGCCCGAGGTACTGCGCCACTACGAAGTGGTCAACCACCGCTACGCCATCCACCGCGACAAGCCCAACTTCGTCAACCACGATAGCCAGTCCGCCTCGGCTTCCCAAGTGGAAGCCGTCGCCATCCTGATCCTCACTGGCCGCTTCCTGGGTTTCCTGCCGGAACACTACGCCGCGCCGTTGGTAAGGGAAGGGCGCCTGCGCGCCCTGTGCCCGGAGTTGGTCCACCTGAGCACCGCGTTCAACCTGATCCTGCGCCACAACGCCCCGAGAAGCCCGATGGTCAAAGCCTTCGCCACGGCGCTGGGCGTGGACCTGAAGACGCCGCTCTAA
- a CDS encoding HAD-IB family hydrolase — MLEAGPVDAKVLSVFDFDGTLTHHDSFVPFLKFAFGTGAFYGRMVKLAVPGLRFLVRQISRDELKAQLIRTFMTGVEKAWVQQKAEEYCQRNWARLMRPAGVLSVEQELGSGAVVTLCSASPALVLQPFADRLGIRLIGTELEVVDGVLTGKLTGNNCRCENKVLRLEAVYGDLGEYRLRAWGDTRGDRELLAAAQDAHFRHFHAKKKRRARLQR; from the coding sequence ATGCTCGAAGCCGGCCCCGTTGACGCCAAAGTACTTTCCGTCTTTGACTTCGACGGCACCCTGACCCACCACGACAGTTTCGTGCCCTTCCTCAAGTTTGCCTTTGGCACAGGCGCGTTTTACGGCCGGATGGTGAAGCTGGCCGTGCCGGGACTGCGCTTTTTGGTGCGGCAGATCAGCCGGGATGAGTTGAAGGCGCAGTTGATCCGTACCTTTATGACCGGGGTGGAGAAGGCGTGGGTGCAGCAGAAGGCCGAGGAGTATTGCCAGCGCAATTGGGCGCGGTTGATGCGCCCGGCGGGGGTGTTGTCGGTGGAGCAGGAGTTGGGCTCGGGCGCGGTGGTGACGCTGTGTTCGGCGTCGCCGGCGCTGGTGTTGCAGCCGTTTGCCGATCGGTTGGGGATCCGCTTGATCGGGACTGAGCTTGAAGTGGTGGACGGGGTGCTGACCGGTAAGCTCACGGGGAATAATTGCCGTTGTGAGAACAAGGTGCTGCGGCTTGAGGCGGTGTATGGGGACCTGGGGGAGTATCGGCTCAGGGCCTGGGGCGATACGCGTGGGGATCGGGAGTTGCTGGCGGCGGCGCAGGATGCGCACTTTCGGCATTTTCATGCGAAGAAGAAAAGGCGGGCTCGGTTGCAGCGGTGA
- a CDS encoding amino acid ABC transporter ATP-binding protein produces the protein MRSIVKAVNLNKYYDQYHALRDINIEVEQGEVMCIIGPSGSGKSTLLRCVNQLEKIDKGGLWVDGELVGYRVVGNKLHEMNEVQIARQRLATGMVFQRFNLFPHMTVLQNIIEGPCQVLKRSPKEATEDALELLARVGLADKRNAYPVELSGGQQQRVAIARALAMRPKLMLFDEPTSALDPELVGEVLSVMRDLATTGMTMIVVTHELGFAREVSNRMVFMDAGQIVEAGSPEDILISPQNPRTQSFISAVRT, from the coding sequence ATGAGAAGCATCGTCAAGGCCGTCAACCTGAACAAATATTACGACCAGTATCACGCGCTGCGCGACATCAATATCGAGGTCGAGCAAGGCGAAGTGATGTGCATCATCGGCCCATCCGGCTCGGGTAAAAGCACGCTGCTGCGTTGCGTCAACCAGTTGGAAAAAATCGACAAGGGCGGCCTGTGGGTCGACGGCGAACTGGTCGGTTACCGGGTGGTCGGCAACAAGCTGCACGAGATGAACGAAGTGCAGATCGCCCGGCAGCGCCTGGCCACCGGCATGGTGTTCCAGCGTTTCAATTTGTTCCCGCACATGACCGTGTTGCAAAACATCATCGAAGGCCCGTGCCAGGTGCTCAAGCGCTCGCCCAAGGAGGCCACCGAGGATGCGCTGGAGTTGCTGGCCCGCGTGGGCCTGGCGGACAAGCGCAATGCCTACCCGGTGGAGTTGTCCGGCGGCCAGCAGCAGCGTGTGGCGATCGCCCGCGCGTTGGCGATGCGCCCCAAGCTGATGCTGTTTGACGAACCCACGTCAGCCCTCGACCCGGAGCTGGTAGGCGAAGTGCTGTCGGTGATGCGCGATTTGGCCACCACCGGCATGACCATGATCGTGGTCACCCATGAGTTGGGCTTTGCCCGCGAAGTGTCCAACCGCATGGTGTTTATGGACGCCGGCCAGATTGTGGAAGCCGGCAGCCCCGAAGACATTCTAATAAGCCCACAAAACCCGCGTACCCAAAGCTTTATTTCTGCCGTTCGCACTTAA
- a CDS encoding HNH endonuclease, translating to MDITKDKTDWSDAELAAAVEAYLKMLAWEKSGQPFNKALENRLLREGPVAGRAKGSIEFRMQNISTVLVRMGWDRIEGYKPAKNVGSGVEKRIRQALAAQGVFESEDAAQTADEQTLIRRACKLQQQAFPKLPDGIAQPQKVSTFSTAFVRDPKVRAWVLKEANGICEGCGSNAPFEVDGLPFLEVHHVKHLAQKGSDRITNAVALCPNCHQRCHRSSDREAFTEGLYAKIGRLARE from the coding sequence ATGGACATTACGAAAGACAAAACGGACTGGAGCGACGCGGAACTGGCAGCGGCGGTCGAGGCTTACCTAAAGATGCTGGCCTGGGAAAAGAGTGGCCAACCTTTCAACAAAGCCCTCGAAAACCGACTTCTGCGTGAAGGCCCGGTGGCGGGCCGTGCGAAGGGCTCCATTGAATTCCGCATGCAAAATATTTCCACCGTGCTGGTCCGTATGGGCTGGGACCGCATCGAGGGCTATAAGCCCGCCAAGAACGTGGGCTCCGGCGTAGAAAAACGGATCCGTCAAGCGCTCGCCGCACAAGGCGTATTCGAATCCGAAGACGCCGCCCAAACCGCCGATGAGCAAACGCTCATCCGCCGCGCCTGCAAACTCCAGCAGCAAGCCTTCCCAAAACTACCGGACGGCATCGCCCAACCGCAGAAAGTATCCACGTTCAGTACGGCCTTCGTCCGCGACCCAAAAGTACGCGCTTGGGTTTTGAAAGAAGCCAACGGCATCTGTGAAGGCTGCGGTTCAAACGCGCCTTTCGAGGTCGACGGTTTGCCATTTCTTGAAGTACATCACGTCAAGCACCTGGCCCAGAAGGGTTCGGATCGCATCACCAATGCTGTAGCCTTGTGCCCCAATTGCCATCAGCGTTGTCACCGGTCGAGTGATCGGGAGGCTTTCACCGAAGGGCTTTACGCCAAAATCGGAAGATTGGCACGGGAGTAG
- a CDS encoding BRO-N domain-containing protein: MPNQHLFNSPSTKELASSEPLIAVVFNRHSLPLHTLLLENQPWFCARDLGRLMGWHLDERTTRKLDEDQKRTVKLLFHGQPEEMLMISESGAYALLIYHYVPGNRLLRSWLTHEVVPTLRDDRQARTMERPLLSMLDWPEMSLNLLHWQDEGWIRLRDMPYLLVNRTYRGDSAKVPWWRKLIQPFRMKQRTY; this comes from the coding sequence ATGCCCAACCAACATTTATTCAACTCGCCGTCGACTAAAGAATTAGCGTCATCTGAACCGTTGATCGCCGTTGTCTTCAACCGTCACAGTCTTCCTTTACATACTCTTCTTCTGGAAAACCAACCCTGGTTCTGCGCTCGCGATCTTGGGCGCTTAATGGGATGGCATTTGGATGAACGAACGACTCGCAAGCTCGATGAAGATCAAAAGAGAACCGTAAAACTGCTGTTCCACGGTCAACCGGAAGAAATGTTGATGATCAGTGAATCAGGCGCCTATGCGTTGCTGATCTATCACTACGTACCCGGAAACCGCCTATTACGTAGCTGGCTGACTCACGAAGTCGTTCCGACGTTGCGGGACGATCGTCAGGCCCGAACGATGGAACGACCACTATTGAGCATGTTGGATTGGCCAGAGATGTCATTGAACCTGCTGCATTGGCAGGATGAGGGCTGGATACGTCTTCGAGACATGCCGTATTTGCTGGTGAATAGAACCTACCGGGGAGATTCAGCAAAGGTGCCATGGTGGCGCAAGCTCATACAACCGTTCCGAATGAAGCAGCGAACTTACTGA
- a CDS encoding ABC transporter substrate-binding protein has translation MKKMFIPSLLAGLMASSAVFAALPAAIKDKGEISAAIVPNYPPMDFKDPATNKLTGFDFDLGNALAERLGVKIKWQETGFEQMLSGLTTKRVDIVLSGMTDTAERQKSVTFVDYFTSGPQLYTLAKREEIKELTDLCGKKVGTSRRTTWPSEIAAWSKENCEAAGKPAIVVIGTEGSADARAQLQQNRLDAAMQGSETIPYLMSLDKGKYKPVGLAISKQFTGLGIEKSNTELVTAISEALQGMIDDGTYGKILKKWNLEQGAVEKISINAGQ, from the coding sequence ATGAAAAAGATGTTTATTCCTTCGTTGCTCGCCGGCCTGATGGCTTCCAGCGCGGTGTTCGCGGCCTTGCCCGCAGCCATCAAGGACAAGGGTGAAATCAGCGCGGCCATCGTGCCGAACTACCCGCCGATGGATTTCAAGGACCCGGCCACCAATAAGCTCACCGGCTTTGACTTCGACCTGGGCAACGCCCTGGCCGAGCGGTTGGGCGTGAAGATCAAGTGGCAGGAAACCGGGTTCGAGCAGATGCTCAGCGGCCTGACCACCAAGCGCGTCGACATTGTGCTGTCGGGCATGACCGACACCGCCGAGCGTCAGAAATCGGTGACCTTTGTCGACTACTTCACCAGCGGCCCGCAGTTGTACACCCTGGCCAAGCGTGAAGAGATCAAGGAATTGACTGACCTGTGCGGTAAAAAAGTCGGCACCAGCCGCCGTACCACCTGGCCGTCGGAAATCGCCGCGTGGAGCAAGGAAAACTGCGAAGCCGCAGGTAAACCGGCGATCGTGGTCATAGGTACTGAAGGCTCGGCCGATGCGCGCGCGCAGCTGCAGCAGAACCGCCTGGACGCGGCGATGCAGGGTAGCGAAACGATTCCTTACCTGATGTCGCTGGACAAGGGCAAGTACAAGCCGGTGGGGTTGGCGATTTCCAAGCAGTTCACCGGGCTTGGGATCGAGAAGAGCAATACCGAGTTGGTCACCGCGATCAGTGAAGCGTTGCAGGGCATGATTGATGATGGGACGTACGGCAAGATTTTGAAAAAGTGGAATCTGGAGCAGGGTGCGGTCGAGAAGATCAGCATCAATGCGGGCCAGTAG
- a CDS encoding MFS transporter has protein sequence MTTYSLVIRRLLICSVTIVVSRSMTSPLLALWLSTRLGLNQQDIGLLMGVAVFIATLLGLYGGYIIDRLEKRKLLILAMLSSSIGFLLLTFASNLYLTTLTLVITEAASALFLIGSKAIISENLAVGERAKVFSLRYTLTNVGYATGPMVGVVIAGQLPWAPFLIASAIAFGSLFLMVGIAPTARDTRHKPQSFLRTLQTLRSDRTLILFTGGSLLSTIVHGRYTLYLSQFLLVAYKPAAALKILSAVLACNAITVILLQYQIGRFLKREQLRHWIVLGTLLFILGLMGFSLADSLVTWCLAMFVFTLGEMIIYPAEFLFIDTIAPDALRGSYYGAQNLAAFGGAMSPVICGYLLINTTPASMFYALAALTAAGGTLCFLSGRRVASSC, from the coding sequence GTGACCACCTACTCCCTGGTAATTCGCCGCCTGTTGATTTGCTCGGTGACCATCGTGGTCAGCCGGTCCATGACCAGCCCACTGCTGGCCCTCTGGCTGAGTACCCGACTGGGCCTCAACCAGCAGGATATCGGCCTGCTGATGGGCGTTGCCGTGTTTATCGCCACGTTGCTCGGTCTGTACGGCGGCTACATCATCGACCGCCTGGAAAAGCGCAAGCTGCTGATCCTGGCCATGCTCTCCAGCTCCATCGGTTTTCTGTTGCTGACCTTTGCCAGCAACCTCTACCTCACCACGCTGACCCTGGTGATCACTGAAGCCGCGTCGGCGCTGTTCCTGATCGGTTCCAAGGCGATCATCAGCGAAAACCTCGCGGTGGGTGAGCGCGCCAAAGTGTTTTCCCTGCGCTACACCCTGACCAACGTCGGCTATGCCACCGGTCCCATGGTCGGCGTGGTGATCGCCGGCCAGTTGCCCTGGGCGCCGTTCCTGATCGCCAGCGCGATTGCTTTTGGCAGCCTGTTCCTGATGGTCGGCATTGCCCCGACCGCACGGGATACCCGTCATAAACCGCAAAGCTTTCTGCGCACCCTGCAGACCTTGCGCAGCGACCGCACGCTGATCCTCTTCACCGGTGGCAGTTTGTTGAGCACCATTGTCCACGGGCGCTACACCCTGTATCTGTCGCAGTTTCTGCTGGTAGCCTACAAGCCCGCAGCCGCCTTGAAGATTCTGTCCGCCGTGCTGGCCTGCAACGCCATCACGGTGATTTTGCTGCAGTACCAGATTGGCCGTTTTCTCAAGCGCGAGCAGTTACGCCACTGGATCGTGCTCGGCACCTTGCTGTTTATTCTCGGGTTGATGGGGTTCAGCCTGGCCGACAGTCTGGTCACCTGGTGCCTGGCGATGTTCGTATTCACCTTGGGCGAGATGATTATCTACCCCGCAGAGTTCCTGTTTATCGACACCATCGCCCCCGATGCACTGCGAGGCAGCTACTACGGCGCGCAGAACCTGGCGGCGTTTGGCGGAGCGATGAGCCCGGTGATATGTGGTTATCTGCTGATCAATACGACGCCGGCCAGCATGTTTTATGCTCTGGCGGCATTGACCGCAGCCGGCGGAACCCTGTGTTTCCTGAGTGGGCGACGGGTCGCAAGTTCTTGCTGA
- the argH gene encoding argininosuccinate lyase: MSQPTDRLWGARFKTGPSAALAALSRCPERYFRLTPYDLAGSRAHARELQRAGLLDESETLRTLEALDRIGDDFAAGRLHPTLDDEDVHTFIERVLTERLGALGGKLRAGRSRNDQTANDLRLFLRDHARTIATEVLGLQQALVEQAEQHVESICPGFTHLQQAQPIVFAHHLLAHAQSMLRDVQRLVDWDARAALSPLGAAAMAGSAIARQPEHSAKEMGYTGPCENSIDAVASRDHVAEFLFVAGMLGVNISRLSEEFCLWSSRQFRWVVLDDAYATGSSIMPQKKNPDIAELARGKAGRLIGNLTGLMSTLKSLPLSYNRDLSEDKHSVLDSVDTLLLVLPAMAGMVATMKVQVDELRRQAPMGFTLATEVADWLATRGVPFKEAHEITGALVQACEKHEIELWEASPAMLAQLDARLTPEVRDCLTLEAAIAARSGWGGTAPERVREQIGRLKVALAEQHKWAEGYQGFRI, from the coding sequence ATGTCCCAGCCCACCGACCGCCTTTGGGGCGCTCGTTTCAAGACCGGTCCGTCTGCGGCATTGGCCGCGTTGTCGCGCTGCCCTGAGCGCTACTTTCGCCTCACGCCTTATGACCTCGCCGGCTCCCGTGCCCATGCCCGTGAGTTGCAGCGCGCCGGGCTGCTGGATGAGTCGGAGACCCTGCGCACGCTGGAAGCCCTGGACCGTATCGGCGATGACTTCGCCGCCGGCCGCCTGCATCCGACCCTGGATGACGAAGACGTACACACCTTTATCGAACGCGTATTGACCGAGCGCCTCGGCGCCCTGGGCGGCAAGCTGCGCGCCGGGCGTTCGCGCAATGACCAGACGGCCAACGACCTGCGCCTGTTCCTGCGTGACCATGCGCGCACCATCGCCACCGAGGTGCTGGGTTTGCAGCAGGCATTGGTCGAGCAGGCCGAGCAGCATGTCGAGAGCATCTGCCCGGGCTTCACCCATCTGCAGCAGGCGCAGCCGATTGTGTTCGCCCACCACTTGCTCGCCCATGCGCAGTCGATGCTGCGCGATGTGCAGCGCCTGGTGGATTGGGATGCGCGTGCAGCGTTGTCGCCCCTGGGCGCGGCGGCGATGGCGGGCTCGGCGATTGCACGCCAGCCGGAACATTCGGCCAAGGAAATGGGTTACACCGGACCGTGCGAAAACTCCATTGACGCTGTGGCCAGCCGCGACCATGTGGCGGAGTTTCTGTTTGTGGCGGGCATGCTCGGGGTGAATATTTCGCGGCTGTCGGAGGAGTTTTGCCTGTGGTCGTCGCGCCAGTTTCGTTGGGTGGTGCTGGACGATGCCTACGCCACGGGCAGTTCGATCATGCCGCAGAAGAAGAACCCGGACATTGCCGAACTGGCGCGGGGCAAGGCCGGGCGTTTGATTGGCAACTTGACCGGGCTGATGTCGACGCTCAAGTCGTTGCCGCTTTCTTACAACCGCGATTTGAGTGAAGACAAGCACAGCGTGCTGGACAGTGTGGACACCTTGCTGCTGGTGTTGCCGGCGATGGCCGGGATGGTCGCGACCATGAAGGTGCAGGTCGACGAGCTGCGGCGGCAGGCGCCGATGGGTTTTACCTTGGCGACTGAGGTGGCGGATTGGCTGGCCACCCGGGGCGTGCCGTTTAAAGAAGCGCATGAGATTACCGGCGCGTTGGTTCAGGCCTGTGAGAAGCATGAGATTGAGTTGTGGGAAGCCTCGCCGGCGATGTTGGCGCAGTTGGATGCGCGACTCACACCTGAGGTGCGCGATTGCTTGACCCTGGAGGCGGCGATTGCGGCGCGCAGCGGGTGGGGCGGGACCGCGCCGGAGCGGGTTCGGGAGCAGATTGGGCGGTTGAAGGTGGCGTTGGCTGAGCAGCACAAGTGGGCTGAGGGATATCAGGGGTTTCGGATTTGA
- a CDS encoding helix-turn-helix domain-containing protein, which produces MSSLAMSSFVEQQIVLHQFTAQHSAQARVMLGWSREELARQAGVAVQAIQQLESHGDVDDETRLVLAFCLEAQGLVFFPGFAPGWGMSKRRFDVVSAEPATPGIISRLLGSPAASIDSTTPQPNGA; this is translated from the coding sequence ATGTCGTCTCTGGCAATGAGCTCTTTCGTAGAACAGCAGATCGTCCTTCATCAATTCACCGCCCAACACAGCGCCCAGGCCCGCGTCATGTTGGGCTGGAGCCGCGAAGAACTGGCCCGTCAGGCTGGTGTGGCGGTGCAAGCCATCCAACAATTGGAAAGCCATGGCGACGTGGATGATGAAACCCGATTGGTCCTGGCGTTTTGCCTGGAAGCCCAGGGGCTGGTGTTTTTCCCGGGTTTTGCACCGGGATGGGGAATGAGCAAACGCCGCTTCGACGTCGTATCGGCCGAGCCTGCCACACCTGGCATTATTTCCCGGTTGCTGGGCTCACCCGCTGCATCAATTGATTCAACAACGCCTCAACCGAATGGTGCGTAG
- the vapB gene encoding type II toxin-antitoxin system VapB family antitoxin, with translation MDQGSVFQSNRSQAVRLPKAAALPDDVKRVDVVSIGRARIITPAGESWDSWFDGEGVTPDFMNDRDQPADQERESF, from the coding sequence ATGGACCAAGGTTCTGTATTTCAAAGCAACCGCAGCCAAGCTGTACGTTTGCCAAAGGCTGCTGCGTTGCCGGATGACGTAAAACGTGTAGATGTCGTCTCAATCGGTAGGGCCCGAATCATCACCCCAGCCGGTGAGTCATGGGACAGCTGGTTCGATGGCGAGGGTGTCACGCCGGACTTCATGAACGACCGAGATCAGCCTGCTGACCAAGAGCGGGAATCTTTTTAA
- a CDS encoding amino acid ABC transporter permease: MNQTPAERLEIERKLSENQFDITQYEHVPRRYYGRMFFATLIVIGLAALLRAFANGQIEWSYIGQFLTSEAILWGLANTIIMSILAMALGVVIGVITAIMRMSANPILRYVAITYTWLFRGTPLILQLLLWFNLALIFPVIAIPGLFSLDTVDLMTPFVAALLGLSINQGAYTAEVVRAGLLSVDTGQYEAAKSIGMPSLQALRRIILPQAMRVIIPPVGNEFISMVKMTSLASVIQYSELLHNAQNIYYANARVMELLMVAGIWYLAVVTVLSFGQSRLERRFARGAGKRS; this comes from the coding sequence ATGAACCAAACCCCGGCCGAGCGCCTGGAGATAGAGCGCAAGCTGTCCGAGAACCAGTTCGATATCACCCAGTACGAGCATGTGCCGCGGCGGTATTACGGGCGGATGTTTTTCGCCACGTTGATTGTGATTGGGCTGGCGGCGCTGTTGCGTGCGTTTGCCAATGGTCAGATCGAATGGTCCTACATTGGCCAGTTCCTCACGTCCGAGGCCATTCTCTGGGGCCTGGCCAATACCATCATCATGTCGATCCTGGCGATGGCGCTGGGCGTGGTCATCGGGGTAATCACGGCGATCATGCGCATGTCGGCCAACCCGATCCTGCGCTACGTGGCGATCACTTACACCTGGTTGTTTCGCGGAACGCCGTTGATTCTGCAACTGCTGTTGTGGTTCAACCTGGCGTTGATCTTCCCGGTGATCGCGATTCCGGGCCTGTTCAGCCTCGACACCGTCGACCTGATGACGCCATTCGTGGCCGCCCTGCTCGGCTTGAGCATCAACCAGGGCGCGTATACCGCCGAGGTGGTGCGCGCCGGGCTGTTGTCGGTGGACACCGGCCAGTACGAAGCCGCCAAGTCCATCGGTATGCCCAGCCTGCAGGCGCTGCGCAGGATCATTCTGCCGCAGGCCATGCGCGTGATCATTCCGCCGGTAGGCAACGAGTTCATCAGCATGGTGAAAATGACCAGCCTGGCCAGCGTGATCCAGTACTCGGAGCTGCTTCACAACGCGCAAAACATCTACTACGCCAACGCACGGGTGATGGAGCTGCTGATGGTGGCGGGCATCTGGTACCTGGCGGTGGTGACGGTTCTTTCATTTGGTCAAAGCCGCCTCGAGCGTCGTTTTGCCCGCGGCGCCGGCAAGCGTTCGTAA
- a CDS encoding AAA family ATPase: MAYRIHILGAAGVGATTLGKALADCLNVAFFDSDFYYWQQTPEPFCVARPKDERIRLLQEHTSSHEGWVLSGSLCGWGDIMIPLFTHVVFVRLDPDVRLHRLRVREQQRYGDQILEGGSRHANSAAFLAWAARYDDGNHSLRSLRRHESWLKPLRCPVIRLDSTHHSVEALLNQLMQRVSPATGK; this comes from the coding sequence ATGGCTTATAGAATTCACATCCTGGGTGCTGCGGGCGTCGGCGCCACCACCCTGGGCAAGGCGTTGGCCGACTGCCTGAATGTGGCTTTTTTCGACTCGGACTTCTATTACTGGCAGCAAACCCCGGAGCCGTTCTGCGTCGCCCGGCCCAAAGATGAGCGCATCCGCCTGCTGCAAGAACACACCTCAAGCCATGAAGGCTGGGTGTTGTCCGGCTCACTATGCGGATGGGGAGATATCATGATCCCGCTGTTCACCCATGTGGTCTTTGTGCGCCTGGACCCCGACGTCCGCCTGCATCGCCTGCGCGTGCGCGAACAACAGCGCTACGGCGACCAGATACTCGAAGGCGGCAGCCGCCATGCTAACAGCGCCGCATTTCTTGCCTGGGCTGCGCGTTACGACGACGGTAACCACAGCCTGCGCAGTTTGCGTCGGCATGAAAGCTGGTTGAAACCACTGCGTTGCCCGGTAATCCGGCTGGACTCTACGCACCATTCGGTTGAGGCGTTGTTGAATCAATTGATGCAGCGGGTGAGCCCAGCAACCGGGAAATAA